One region of Eleutherodactylus coqui strain aEleCoq1 chromosome 5, aEleCoq1.hap1, whole genome shotgun sequence genomic DNA includes:
- the CDO1 gene encoding cysteine dioxygenase type 1 has protein sequence MDHTEVLKPQTLDELIHILHEVFSSDKVNVEEVQNIMESYESNPLEWMKFAKSDPYRYTRNLVDEGNGKFNLMILCWGEGHGSSIHDHTNSHCFLKILQGNLKETMYDWPQKKSNGTMVKKSEGVLKLNECAYINDSIGLHRVENPSHTETAVSLHLYSPPFDQCNTFDQRTGHKNTVKMTFWSKFGERTPMATTTQSQENN, from the exons ATGGATCACACAGAGGTACTGAAGCCCCAGACCCTGGATGAGCTGATTCACATTCTGCATGAGGTCTTTTCCAGTGATAAAGTCAATGTAGAGGAGGTCCAGAATATCATGGAGTCCTATGAAAGCAATCCCCTGGAATGGATGAAATTTGCTAAATCTGACCCATACAG GTATACCAGAAACTTAGTGGATGAAGGAAATGGAAAGTTTAATCTCATGATTCTCTGCTGGGGTGAAGGACATGGCAG CAGTATCCATGATCACACCAACTCGCATTGCTTCTTGAAGATACTCCAGGGCAACCTCAAGGAGACAATGTATGATTGGCCCCAGAAAAAGTCAAATGGAACTATGGTAAAGAAGTCAGAAGGAGTACTCAAGCTGAATGAATGCGCCTATATCAATG ATTCAATTGGTCTACATAGAGTGGAGAACCCAAGTCACACCGAGACTGCTGTGAGCCTTCATTTGTACAGTCCTCCATTTGACCAGTGCAATACCTTTGACCAACGAACAGGACACAAAAACACAGTTAAAATGACTTTCTGGAGCAAATTTGGTGAACGGACTCCAATG GCTACAACAACACAATCCCAGGAAAACAACTAA